In Acidimicrobiales bacterium, the following are encoded in one genomic region:
- the rplU gene encoding 50S ribosomal protein L21: MYAVIATGGKQYRVEEGQRVLVERLGAVDSEVELTPVMVVDGDDVLATPAALSGASVSARIIGDAKGPKIRGFTYKNKSNQRRRWGHRQHLAEIEITGITRG; the protein is encoded by the coding sequence ATGTACGCAGTTATCGCCACGGGCGGAAAGCAGTACCGGGTCGAAGAGGGCCAGCGAGTCCTCGTCGAGCGACTGGGAGCGGTGGACAGCGAAGTCGAGTTGACGCCGGTGATGGTGGTCGATGGTGATGACGTGCTGGCCACCCCCGCAGCTCTCTCCGGTGCGAGCGTGTCGGCACGCATCATCGGTGATGCCAAGGGTCCGAAGATCCGGGGCTTCACCTACAAGAACAAGAGCAACCAGCGTCGCCGGTGGGGTCACCGCCAGCATCTGGCCGAAATCGAGATCACTGGGATTACGAGGGGCTGA
- the rpmA gene encoding 50S ribosomal protein L27 has protein sequence MSKTKGGGSTRNGRDSNAQRLGVKVYDGSEVTAGSIIMRQRGTKFHAGENVGRGGDDTLFATADGRVKFGRRGGRKLVDIIVD, from the coding sequence ATGTCAAAGACCAAGGGCGGCGGCTCAACCCGCAACGGCCGTGACTCAAATGCACAGCGACTGGGCGTGAAGGTCTACGACGGCAGCGAGGTCACTGCAGGAAGCATCATCATGCGGCAGCGGGGCACCAAGTTCCACGCCGGTGAAAACGTGGGCCGCGGAGGCGACGACACGCTGTTCGCTACTGCTGACGGTCGCGTCAAGTTTGGCCGACGTGGTGGTCGCAAACTGGTCGACATCATCGTCGACTGA
- a CDS encoding HD domain-containing protein, whose translation MTNQDASERARAWASTMDGHATPGATDVRTAHHDSHAAIGPVADFARPDRDAGYEVPPTDGATRADGGGDRAIEEAPDDFRTCFERDRDRILHATAFRRLAGKTQVFVFPEDHQRSRLTHALEVAQVSRAIATRLGLNVALAEAIALGHDCGHGPGGHASEDALSPYVDGGYDHAQWGADVTLAPLNLCTQTLDGIRNHSWSRPAPATPEGEVVSWADRIAYVCHDFEDAVHTGIVSATDLPDGVVQRCGISRRDQLATFIDGVVTASAISGRIGMDPDTADALAAFRSFDYERIYLRPASVEQAGRVVSLLQALVDHLVAHPEDLPVDAIDSGTGDDTGRPAIVHTAVRYVGGMTDRFACRSGVRLLGWPDDQLPVGVGLD comes from the coding sequence ATGACCAATCAGGACGCCTCGGAACGGGCCCGAGCCTGGGCCTCGACCATGGACGGGCACGCCACACCCGGCGCCACCGATGTGCGGACCGCCCACCACGATAGCCACGCGGCCATCGGCCCGGTAGCCGACTTCGCCCGCCCCGACCGCGATGCCGGTTACGAGGTACCTCCCACTGACGGTGCTACCCGAGCCGACGGCGGAGGGGACCGTGCCATCGAGGAGGCACCGGACGACTTCCGTACCTGTTTCGAGAGAGACCGCGACCGGATCCTCCATGCGACGGCGTTCCGACGTCTAGCCGGGAAGACCCAGGTGTTCGTGTTTCCCGAGGACCACCAACGGTCACGCCTCACCCACGCCCTCGAGGTTGCACAGGTGTCGAGGGCCATCGCTACCCGCCTCGGCCTCAACGTGGCCCTGGCCGAAGCCATAGCCCTCGGCCATGACTGTGGCCACGGGCCGGGAGGCCACGCGAGCGAGGATGCGCTCTCGCCCTACGTCGACGGTGGCTACGACCACGCCCAGTGGGGCGCCGATGTCACCCTGGCTCCACTGAACCTGTGTACCCAGACCCTTGACGGGATTCGGAACCATTCCTGGTCCCGCCCGGCACCGGCCACCCCGGAAGGTGAGGTGGTTAGTTGGGCCGACCGGATCGCCTACGTCTGCCACGATTTCGAGGATGCTGTTCACACCGGCATCGTCTCGGCCACCGACTTGCCGGACGGCGTCGTCCAACGGTGTGGGATCTCGCGCAGAGACCAGTTGGCGACCTTCATCGACGGCGTCGTCACCGCCTCGGCGATCTCGGGGCGTATCGGCATGGACCCCGATACTGCCGACGCTCTAGCTGCCTTTCGAAGCTTCGACTATGAGCGGATCTACCTGCGGCCCGCGTCCGTCGAACAGGCCGGGCGGGTGGTGAGTCTTCTTCAGGCCCTGGTGGACCATCTAGTCGCTCACCCCGAAGACCTTCCCGTCGACGCCATCGACAGTGGGACCGGCGACGACACCGGTCGTCCGGCGATCGTGCACACCGCGGTGCGTTACGTGGGAGGCATGACCGATCGGTTCGCCTGCCGGTCCGGCGTGCGCCTTCTCGGGTGGCCCGATGACCAGTTGCCGGTTGGGGTGGGCCTGGACTGA
- the obgE gene encoding GTPase ObgE, which produces MSESHTSRSGGSQFVDECGLNVHGGDGGAGAVSFRREAHVPKGGPDGGDGGDGGSVWLEADHNVASLLSFRDHPHRRAGNGTHGSGGKRHGKAAGDLVIKVPEGTTIHDLYSGEVLADLVQHGDRWLGAEAGCGGRGNAKFLSNRRRAPAFAEQGEEGEERWLSLELRLMADVALVGFPNVGKSTLISRISAAKPRIADYPFTTLEPNLGVVRPADRPEFVVADIPGLIEGASEGRGLGHQFLRHIERARVLLVLLDLAPTAMDTPQRQLDVLLGELEAYRPDLLNRPRLVVGSRIDVAEPSAIEALPADASSSVSAMTGEGLESLVHAMADLVVEAREAPVERPSMVVHRPPTEDVAVERGEDGTWEVLDRAVARVANLNDLTNPDALDYLEERLKRMGVNRALSRAGVRDGEPVRIGRLEFTYEQD; this is translated from the coding sequence ATGTCAGAGAGCCATACCTCCCGGAGTGGAGGGTCCCAGTTCGTCGACGAGTGCGGGCTGAACGTCCACGGCGGCGACGGCGGAGCTGGAGCAGTCTCGTTTCGTCGTGAGGCCCATGTCCCCAAGGGCGGTCCCGACGGCGGCGACGGCGGTGACGGCGGCAGCGTGTGGCTGGAGGCCGATCACAACGTGGCGTCCCTTCTCTCCTTTCGGGACCATCCCCATCGACGGGCCGGCAACGGGACCCACGGGTCGGGTGGAAAGCGCCACGGGAAGGCCGCCGGAGACCTCGTGATCAAGGTTCCCGAAGGCACGACAATCCACGACCTCTACTCAGGGGAGGTGCTCGCCGATCTGGTCCAACACGGTGACCGTTGGTTGGGTGCCGAGGCAGGTTGCGGCGGACGGGGCAACGCCAAGTTCCTCAGCAATCGACGGCGGGCACCGGCGTTCGCCGAGCAGGGCGAAGAGGGCGAGGAACGATGGCTAAGCCTTGAGTTGCGTCTCATGGCCGACGTGGCACTCGTGGGGTTCCCCAACGTGGGCAAGAGCACGCTGATCTCGAGAATCTCGGCAGCCAAGCCCCGCATTGCCGACTATCCCTTCACCACGCTGGAGCCCAACCTCGGCGTGGTTCGTCCCGCCGACCGCCCCGAGTTCGTGGTAGCCGACATCCCCGGCCTAATCGAGGGAGCCAGCGAGGGGAGGGGACTGGGCCACCAGTTCCTCCGGCACATCGAGCGGGCTCGGGTCCTCCTGGTGCTGCTGGACCTGGCGCCCACCGCCATGGACACGCCGCAGCGTCAGCTTGACGTCCTGCTGGGAGAGTTGGAGGCCTACCGGCCTGATCTGTTGAACCGACCTCGTCTGGTGGTGGGTTCACGGATCGACGTGGCTGAACCCTCGGCCATTGAAGCGTTGCCCGCCGATGCCAGTTCGTCCGTTTCGGCTATGACCGGTGAAGGCCTTGAGAGCCTCGTCCACGCCATGGCCGATCTGGTGGTCGAGGCTCGGGAAGCGCCGGTAGAGCGACCCTCCATGGTCGTGCACCGGCCACCCACCGAGGACGTGGCAGTGGAGCGCGGCGAGGACGGCACCTGGGAGGTTCTAGACCGCGCCGTGGCACGGGTGGCAAACTTGAACGACCTGACGAACCCTGATGCGCTGGACTATCTCGAGGAGCGGCTCAAGCGCATGGGTGTGAACCGTGCGTTGTCGAGGGCCGGGGTACGCGATGGGGAACCGGTACGCATCGGACGCCTCGAGTTCACCTACGAGCAGGACTGA
- the proB gene encoding glutamate 5-kinase, with translation MKKRTDTVVVKIGTSSITDDEGVIDRSSVGRLCDGVAALRDSGRHVVVVTSGAIAAGLPELGLGGERRPRDAVTLQAVSAVGQGGLIRTYREELGRHGLIAGQVLLAPLDFFVRAQYLHARGTLTRLLELGVVPVVNENDAIADDEIRFGDNDRIAALVAHLVDASTLVLLTDTPGLLTADPHLDAGASLIEEIVEIDHELEGLAGTSGSVRGSGGMASKLAAAKIASWSGVRTVIADAAREGVMLDACDGTSGVGTVVRPRAASLGARRLWIAFAVGSSGRITVDAGARRALEERRVSLLPAGVVDVDGTYEAGSAVEVCDPSGSVFAKGIVRHDSSILRAHAGRRTGDLPDGMAHEAIHADDLVVLP, from the coding sequence GTGAAGAAACGAACCGACACCGTGGTGGTCAAGATCGGAACTTCGTCGATCACCGACGACGAGGGCGTGATCGACCGCTCCTCGGTGGGTCGTCTGTGCGACGGAGTGGCAGCGTTGCGTGATTCAGGGAGGCACGTGGTCGTGGTGACCTCGGGAGCGATCGCTGCGGGACTGCCCGAACTGGGGCTCGGTGGCGAACGCCGGCCCCGCGACGCTGTGACCCTCCAGGCTGTCTCGGCGGTCGGTCAGGGCGGTCTGATCCGCACCTACCGCGAGGAGTTGGGCCGACACGGCCTGATTGCCGGACAGGTGCTGTTGGCGCCTCTCGACTTCTTCGTGCGAGCCCAGTACCTGCATGCGCGGGGCACACTCACCCGACTTCTGGAACTGGGTGTCGTGCCCGTAGTGAACGAGAACGACGCCATTGCCGATGACGAGATCCGGTTCGGAGATAACGACCGGATCGCCGCGCTAGTGGCCCACCTTGTCGATGCGTCGACACTTGTGTTGCTGACCGACACGCCAGGCCTGCTGACCGCTGACCCCCACCTGGATGCGGGTGCATCGCTCATCGAGGAGATTGTGGAGATCGACCACGAGTTGGAGGGCCTTGCTGGAACGAGCGGGTCAGTGCGGGGAAGTGGTGGCATGGCGTCGAAACTGGCGGCCGCCAAGATCGCTAGCTGGTCGGGCGTCCGGACTGTTATTGCCGACGCGGCCCGCGAGGGAGTGATGCTTGATGCCTGTGACGGCACTTCAGGCGTCGGGACGGTGGTGCGTCCCCGGGCGGCAAGTCTCGGTGCCCGGCGGCTGTGGATTGCCTTCGCCGTCGGTTCATCGGGTCGGATCACCGTTGACGCCGGTGCCCGACGGGCGCTCGAGGAGCGGCGGGTGTCGTTGCTCCCGGCCGGTGTGGTGGACGTGGACGGCACCTACGAGGCCGGTTCGGCCGTCGAGGTATGCGATCCGTCAGGGTCGGTGTTCGCCAAAGGCATCGTGCGCCACGACTCATCCATTCTGCGTGCCCATGCGGGCCGACGGACCGGCGACCTGCCTGACGGTATGGCTCACGAAGCCATTCACGCCGACGACCTGGTTGTTTTGCCCTGA
- the murJ gene encoding murein biosynthesis integral membrane protein MurJ has translation MAVDRIGHPKDEGSSSAVAAGILLSKLAGLARESLLRSVLALGPAADAFAAALRIPNLLQNLLGEGSLSASFIPVYSRLLGEGRRDEAGKVAAAVAGLLTALAGGLVVVAIVVARPLATLLAPGFKGARLDLTVDLLRITTGGLGLLVLSAWCLGILNSHGRFFLPYVAPVLWNVAQIAVLVAALTGDWSPTRTATGLAWGLVVGGVLQFGVQAIAVRRLAPELRPWIGRTIGRGDPSVADVRRRFGPAVLGRGVLQLSGYLDLILASLLATGAVAGLLSAQMLYGLPVALFATSVAAASLPGMSRSSASELAATSLRARQRTAFYVAFSTVAFLVLGESIVGALFGWGAFDGDDARAVSLVLGAYALGLPAVASSRIHQNSLYAVGDTVGPARIAAVRVGLAAVIGLTVMFPMDRITVHAGELMTVAGDGWFGPLSQGIRSGSLDPHLGAVGLALGSAVAAWTELTLLARRTRRVLGAPTGPSSVMGPLAWPVATAVVVAMTARWATGGLPDVAAAPLSVMVAGLAYVTVASVTGVAEARSLITDIRGAQRRLGNR, from the coding sequence ATGGCCGTGGACCGAATTGGGCACCCGAAGGATGAGGGATCATCGTCCGCGGTGGCCGCCGGGATACTGCTGTCCAAATTGGCCGGGCTGGCCCGCGAGTCGCTGCTCCGCTCCGTACTGGCCCTCGGTCCGGCAGCAGATGCCTTCGCTGCGGCCCTGCGGATACCGAACCTGCTCCAGAACCTGTTGGGAGAGGGGTCCCTGTCCGCATCTTTCATTCCCGTCTACAGCCGCCTCCTGGGCGAGGGCCGGCGCGACGAGGCCGGCAAGGTGGCGGCTGCGGTGGCCGGACTCCTGACTGCGTTGGCCGGCGGGCTAGTCGTCGTTGCCATCGTGGTTGCCCGACCGCTGGCGACCCTCCTGGCTCCCGGATTCAAGGGAGCCCGCCTCGACCTCACCGTCGACCTACTCCGCATCACCACCGGCGGCCTCGGTCTTCTGGTGCTCTCGGCGTGGTGCCTTGGAATCCTGAACAGCCACGGCCGGTTCTTCCTGCCGTACGTGGCCCCCGTGCTCTGGAACGTGGCCCAGATCGCCGTGCTGGTCGCCGCCCTCACCGGCGACTGGTCACCGACCCGGACCGCCACCGGGTTGGCGTGGGGCCTGGTAGTCGGCGGGGTCCTCCAGTTCGGTGTACAGGCCATCGCCGTCCGCCGGCTCGCACCCGAACTGCGGCCCTGGATCGGACGGACCATCGGACGTGGCGATCCGTCGGTAGCCGACGTGCGACGGCGATTCGGACCGGCCGTACTGGGTCGGGGCGTCCTCCAACTCTCCGGCTATCTAGACCTCATACTGGCATCGCTGCTGGCCACAGGAGCGGTAGCCGGCCTGCTGTCGGCCCAGATGCTCTACGGCCTCCCGGTGGCACTGTTCGCCACCAGTGTGGCTGCCGCGTCGCTTCCCGGGATGTCTCGCTCATCTGCCTCCGAGCTGGCCGCCACCTCGCTACGAGCCCGCCAGCGCACAGCCTTCTACGTGGCATTCTCGACGGTGGCCTTCTTGGTACTCGGAGAGTCCATCGTCGGCGCGTTGTTCGGCTGGGGGGCGTTTGACGGTGACGACGCCCGGGCCGTGTCTCTGGTGCTGGGCGCCTACGCCCTTGGCCTGCCGGCCGTGGCGTCCTCACGGATCCACCAGAACTCCCTGTACGCGGTTGGCGACACCGTTGGCCCGGCCCGTATCGCCGCGGTGCGCGTCGGCCTAGCGGCCGTCATCGGCCTCACCGTCATGTTTCCCATGGATCGGATCACCGTGCATGCCGGCGAACTGATGACTGTCGCCGGGGACGGCTGGTTCGGCCCCCTCAGCCAAGGCATCCGCTCGGGGTCGCTCGACCCGCATCTGGGTGCGGTCGGCCTGGCCCTCGGCTCAGCGGTAGCCGCCTGGACCGAGTTGACTCTGCTGGCCCGTCGAACCCGTCGAGTACTCGGCGCGCCTACTGGTCCGTCGTCGGTGATGGGTCCGCTGGCCTGGCCGGTAGCCACCGCCGTGGTCGTCGCCATGACTGCCCGCTGGGCCACAGGTGGCCTGCCCGACGTGGCGGCGGCACCACTGAGCGTGATGGTTGCCGGCCTGGCCTACGTGACCGTCGCCTCGGTCACAGGGGTCGCCGAGGCCCGCAGCCTCATCACCGACATCCGGGGCGCCCAACGTCGACTCGGCAATCGCTAA
- a CDS encoding glutamate-5-semialdehyde dehydrogenase produces MQPESVVTYGADGPVGSGSGVADLARRAKAAAPSLAVATTEVKNAALLAAADRLQADVADLLDANAEDVARGEAEGMPAGMVDRLRLDEVRVAGMASGLRQVADLEDPVGQVTSEWTRPNGLHVSRVRVPLGVVAIIYENRPNVTSDAFGLCLKSGNVAFLRGSSGALTSNRAIAVSIRSALVDVGLPADALVLVEDASREAAVEFMQQRGFVDCLIPRGGPSLIRSILDNATVPYVIDGDGNCHVYVDEAADLAMATDIIVNAKVQRPSVCNAAESLVVHAGVVDRFLPLAAEALAGVELVGDERARAVVPSIGEAVEADWSTEYGNLKLSIRVVDDLDEAIAHVNETGSGHSEAIVTDDEAAAIRFTGEVDAAAVLVNASTRFVDGEEFGFGAEIGISTQKLHARGPMGLEQLTTEKYVVRGSGQIRR; encoded by the coding sequence ATGCAACCCGAATCTGTCGTCACCTATGGGGCCGACGGACCGGTCGGGTCCGGATCGGGTGTTGCCGACCTAGCCCGCCGTGCCAAGGCGGCCGCTCCGTCATTGGCCGTTGCCACCACGGAGGTCAAGAACGCCGCCCTGCTGGCCGCCGCCGACCGACTTCAGGCCGATGTAGCGGACCTGTTGGACGCCAATGCCGAGGACGTAGCTCGCGGCGAGGCCGAAGGGATGCCTGCCGGCATGGTCGACCGACTCCGACTCGACGAGGTCCGGGTGGCTGGCATGGCCTCCGGGCTGCGTCAGGTGGCCGACCTGGAAGACCCGGTTGGCCAGGTGACGTCTGAATGGACCCGACCCAACGGGTTGCATGTGAGCAGGGTGCGGGTGCCGCTGGGCGTGGTGGCCATCATCTACGAGAACCGCCCCAACGTGACAAGTGATGCCTTCGGCTTGTGTCTGAAGTCCGGCAACGTCGCCTTTCTCCGGGGCTCGTCCGGGGCGTTGACCTCCAATAGGGCCATTGCCGTGAGTATTCGGTCGGCGCTGGTCGATGTGGGCCTGCCTGCCGATGCGTTGGTCCTCGTCGAAGACGCCAGCCGGGAGGCCGCTGTCGAGTTCATGCAGCAGCGCGGGTTCGTGGACTGCCTCATTCCTCGGGGTGGCCCGTCGCTGATCCGATCGATCCTGGACAACGCGACGGTCCCCTACGTGATCGACGGAGATGGGAACTGCCATGTCTACGTGGACGAGGCAGCTGACCTCGCCATGGCCACCGACATCATCGTGAATGCCAAGGTCCAGCGACCATCCGTTTGTAACGCAGCGGAGAGCCTTGTGGTTCATGCCGGCGTGGTCGACCGGTTCCTTCCGCTGGCCGCCGAGGCGCTGGCCGGGGTCGAGTTGGTGGGCGACGAACGGGCCCGGGCTGTGGTGCCGTCCATTGGTGAGGCCGTGGAGGCTGACTGGTCAACCGAATACGGCAACCTGAAGCTCTCGATCCGGGTGGTTGACGACCTCGACGAGGCCATTGCCCATGTGAACGAGACCGGTTCGGGCCACAGCGAGGCCATCGTGACCGATGACGAGGCGGCTGCGATTCGGTTCACCGGTGAGGTCGATGCGGCGGCGGTGTTGGTCAACGCGTCGACTCGTTTCGTGGATGGTGAGGAGTTCGGCTTTGGAGCCGAGATCGGGATCAGCACCCAGAAACTCCACGCCCGAGGTCCCATGGGGCTCGAGCAGCTCACCACTGAGAAGTACGTCGTCAGGGGTAGCGGCCAGATCCGTCGTTGA
- a CDS encoding MoxR family ATPase, which yields MTEPNVEFADLDGVRSALADADYLADAGIAGIVYLAERLGKPILVEGPAGTGKTQLAKSVAEITDSRLIRLQCYEGLDESKALYEWNYKKQLLRIQAEGTDAAWNDVEDDLFSEEFLLTRPLLEAIRAEDRVVLLIDEVDRVEVETEALLLEILSEYQVSIPELGTVQSTQIPMVFLTSNGTRELSEALKRRCLYLYIDYPDLDRERQIVTAKVPGIDANLADQVARIVRSIRQLDLKKDPSVSETLDWARTLVLLGVEQIDAAVATETANVLLKYRTDIEKAVKEFADNPDELAGPVG from the coding sequence ATGACCGAACCCAACGTGGAATTCGCCGATCTGGATGGGGTGCGAAGTGCTCTGGCCGACGCCGACTACCTGGCCGACGCCGGCATTGCCGGCATTGTCTACCTCGCTGAACGACTGGGCAAGCCCATCCTTGTGGAGGGGCCGGCCGGTACCGGTAAGACCCAGCTGGCCAAGAGCGTGGCCGAGATCACCGACTCCCGTCTGATCCGTCTGCAGTGCTACGAGGGGCTCGACGAGTCCAAGGCCCTGTACGAGTGGAACTACAAGAAACAGCTCCTCCGGATCCAGGCCGAAGGCACCGACGCCGCCTGGAACGACGTGGAAGATGACCTGTTCTCCGAGGAGTTTCTTTTGACTCGGCCGTTGCTGGAAGCCATTCGAGCTGAGGACCGTGTGGTGCTCCTGATCGACGAGGTGGACCGTGTCGAGGTGGAGACCGAGGCGCTGCTGTTGGAGATCCTCTCGGAGTACCAGGTGTCGATCCCTGAACTGGGAACGGTGCAGTCGACCCAGATCCCGATGGTATTCCTGACGTCGAACGGTACCCGTGAGCTCTCCGAGGCACTGAAGCGGCGTTGCCTCTACCTATACATCGACTACCCGGACCTCGACCGTGAGCGTCAGATCGTCACCGCCAAGGTTCCCGGGATCGATGCGAACCTGGCAGACCAGGTGGCCCGGATCGTCCGGTCGATTCGCCAACTGGACCTCAAGAAGGACCCGTCGGTGTCGGAAACCCTCGACTGGGCCCGCACTCTGGTGCTGCTCGGCGTCGAGCAGATCGACGCCGCGGTGGCCACCGAGACAGCCAACGTGTTACTGAAGTACCGCACCGACATCGAGAAGGCAGTCAAGGAGTTCGCCGACAACCCCGACGAGCTGGCCGGCCCGGTGGGCTGA
- a CDS encoding VWA domain-containing protein, whose protein sequence is MTIASTSIDGAPIAAGDRPLLDLLSGFIEELRNAGLPVSLTENLDAMEAVTHIPLEDREAFKYALGATLVKNHSHWRAFEVVFEVYFSLRGPEYEIVDGDPSADSGESDDDQLQMPGEGQAGGGGGGGMSALTPEQLAEMLFKALMQGDDAMLRALARQSVMRFAGMEPGRPVGGTYYLYRTLRNLDLAGMLDRLMEATREDAPEDLTPLEERLERDEFNDRMDRLKQEIEAEIRRRLVADRGVEAMAKTLRKPLPEDVDFMHASREEMANLRKAIYPLTRKLAVRLARKRRHGRKGPLDFRNTMRHSLSYGGVPAEPKFKFPRPAKPEIMVVADISGSVAAFARFTLHLVYALSGQFSKVRSFVFIDGLDEVTRFFEGVEDIGQAVHRVNTEADVVWVDGHSDYGHAFGVFWEKYGKEVGPKTTVLILGDARNNYHASQSWIIKDLKHRARKVFWLNPEPRAYWDTGDSIVGEYGTWCEGVHEVRNLRQLEAFVENLV, encoded by the coding sequence ATGACCATTGCCAGCACGTCAATTGACGGCGCCCCCATCGCAGCCGGTGATCGGCCGTTGTTGGACCTGCTGAGCGGCTTTATCGAGGAACTCCGCAACGCTGGTCTTCCGGTGAGCCTGACGGAAAATCTCGACGCCATGGAGGCCGTCACCCACATCCCGCTCGAAGATCGGGAGGCATTCAAGTACGCGTTAGGGGCCACGCTGGTCAAGAACCACAGCCACTGGCGTGCCTTCGAGGTGGTGTTCGAGGTCTACTTCTCGCTACGGGGACCGGAGTACGAGATCGTCGACGGCGACCCGTCGGCTGATTCCGGCGAAAGTGACGACGACCAGCTGCAGATGCCTGGCGAGGGTCAGGCCGGTGGCGGTGGTGGCGGCGGCATGTCGGCGCTGACCCCCGAGCAGTTGGCCGAAATGCTGTTCAAGGCGCTCATGCAGGGCGACGATGCGATGCTTCGGGCGTTGGCCCGCCAGTCGGTGATGCGCTTTGCCGGGATGGAACCCGGGAGGCCGGTGGGCGGGACCTACTACCTGTACCGAACACTGCGGAACCTGGATCTCGCCGGGATGCTGGATCGTCTCATGGAGGCGACCCGAGAGGATGCACCTGAGGACCTGACGCCACTGGAAGAGCGGCTCGAACGCGACGAGTTCAACGACCGCATGGACCGCCTCAAGCAGGAGATCGAAGCGGAGATCCGTCGACGACTGGTTGCCGATCGGGGTGTGGAGGCCATGGCCAAGACACTCCGCAAGCCGTTGCCTGAGGACGTCGACTTCATGCACGCCTCACGCGAGGAGATGGCGAACCTCCGCAAAGCCATCTATCCGTTGACCCGAAAGTTGGCCGTACGCCTGGCCCGCAAGCGGCGTCACGGTCGCAAGGGCCCACTGGACTTCCGCAACACCATGCGACACTCGCTGAGCTACGGCGGGGTTCCGGCTGAGCCGAAGTTCAAGTTCCCCCGCCCGGCCAAGCCGGAGATCATGGTGGTGGCCGACATTTCAGGTTCGGTGGCCGCCTTCGCCCGCTTCACCCTGCATCTCGTCTACGCCCTCAGCGGCCAGTTTTCCAAGGTTCGATCGTTTGTGTTCATCGATGGCTTAGACGAGGTGACCCGCTTTTTTGAGGGGGTGGAGGACATCGGCCAGGCCGTGCACCGGGTCAACACCGAAGCCGACGTCGTGTGGGTCGACGGTCATTCGGACTACGGCCACGCCTTCGGGGTGTTCTGGGAGAAGTATGGGAAGGAGGTCGGCCCCAAGACCACGGTACTGATCCTCGGTGATGCCCGGAACAACTATCACGCCTCACAGTCGTGGATCATCAAGGACCTAAAGCACCGGGCCCGCAAGGTCTTCTGGTTGAACCCCGAGCCACGCGCCTACTGGGACACCGGAGACTCGATCGTGGGGGAGTACGGCACGTGGTGCGAAGGGGTTCACGAGGTTCGCAATCTCCGCCAACTCGAGGCATTTGTCGAGAACCTCGTCTGA